A single genomic interval of Anopheles marshallii chromosome 2, idAnoMarsDA_429_01, whole genome shotgun sequence harbors:
- the LOC128708546 gene encoding uncharacterized protein LOC128708546, giving the protein MSFIVLLLLFGVTLAQSEQQAGQQTQQAQQQALKPLGTVEKPLQLENPAYDPSLYQKFLPQDAVQQYVHSYTGHPYPATPYFSGAPFDGATAFAAIPTGGFEGFLIPATVEKDSPSLLSSMRTLLPSARSLITFVGRLVSVLVGSVGVLFFGTILTSLTCFFTPFCTLSFRNAKFLTGAQETAQEIAQTVGEQVTPERVKRAAEFLYTAIDRFQRLNNVVKEATERKAAAAARS; this is encoded by the coding sequence ATGTCGTTCATTGTGCTACTATTACTGTTCGGAGTCACGTTGGCCCAGTCCGAACAACAAGCTGGCCAGCAAACACAACAGGCGCAACAGCAGGCGCTTAAACCGCTTGGAACGGTAGAGAAACCGTTGCAGCTGGAGAATCCCGCCTATGATCCGTCCCTGTACCAGAAGTTCCTGCCACAGGATGCCGTCCAGCAGTATGTGCACTCGTACACCGGGCATCCGTACCCAGCGACTCCATACTTCAGTGGTGCTCCGTTCGATGGGGCTACCGCGTTTGCTGCCATTCCGACCGGCGGATTCGAAGGGTTCCTCATTCCAGCCACGGTGGAGAAAGATTCCCCGTCACTGCTCAGCTCGATGCGCACACTGCTTCCGAGTGCTCGTTCTTTGATCACGTTCGTTGGCCGGCTGGTGTCGGTGCTAGTCGGTTCCGTTGGCGTACTGTTCTTCGGCACGATCCTAACGTCACTGACCTGTTTCTTCACGCCGTTCTGTACGCTGTCTTTCCGCAATGCAAAGTTTCTCACCGGTGCGCAGGAGACGGCTCAGGAGATCGCCCAAACGGTGGGCGAACAGGTCACACCCGAGCGGGTTAAACGGGCGGCCGAATTCCTGTACACCgcgatcgatcgtttcc